From Pseudonocardia autotrophica, one genomic window encodes:
- a CDS encoding universal stress protein: protein MTICVAYGPTPEGAAALDLAVRESRLRGTRLVALATEQQERFETDTEPGDGGPLRERVESRLAALRADGDPETDVRVIDDGGDAAEAILDLAAAAGASLLVVGVRRRSPVGKLLTGSVAQRVILESPVPVLVTHAAR, encoded by the coding sequence ATGACGATCTGTGTGGCCTACGGCCCGACGCCGGAGGGCGCCGCCGCGCTGGACCTGGCGGTCCGCGAGTCCCGGCTGCGAGGTACCAGGCTGGTCGCGCTCGCGACCGAGCAGCAGGAGCGGTTCGAGACCGACACCGAGCCCGGCGACGGCGGCCCGTTGCGCGAGCGGGTCGAGTCCCGGCTCGCCGCGCTGCGCGCCGACGGCGACCCGGAGACCGACGTCCGGGTCATCGACGACGGCGGCGACGCGGCCGAGGCGATCCTGGACCTGGCCGCGGCGGCGGGGGCGTCGCTGCTCGTCGTCGGGGTCCGGCGGCGCAGCCCGGTCGGCAAGCTGCTCACCGGCAGCGTCGCGCAGCGCGTCATCCTGGAGTCGCCGGTGCCGGTGCTGGTCACCCACGCGGCCAGATAG
- a CDS encoding Dps family protein codes for MATPITSPLDDGARDLTGRVLQETLVDLVDLSLIAKQAHWNLVGKQFRDVHLHLDELVDLAREHGDNVAERSAAIGVAPDGRVRTVGRDTGLPEYPEGYVSDADTVLTVSATVDVAVDRLRPRIEQAGKADPLTEDLLIELGRALEEARWMWQAQAAGYRGEA; via the coding sequence ATGGCCACCCCGATCACCAGCCCGCTCGACGACGGTGCCCGCGACCTCACCGGTCGCGTGCTGCAGGAGACCCTGGTCGATCTCGTCGACCTGTCCCTGATCGCCAAGCAGGCGCACTGGAACCTCGTCGGCAAGCAGTTCCGCGACGTCCACCTGCACCTCGACGAGCTCGTCGACCTGGCCCGTGAGCACGGCGACAACGTCGCCGAGCGCTCCGCGGCCATCGGTGTCGCCCCGGACGGCCGGGTGCGGACCGTCGGCCGGGACACCGGCCTGCCGGAGTACCCGGAGGGCTACGTGTCCGACGCCGACACCGTGCTGACCGTCTCGGCGACCGTCGACGTCGCCGTCGACCGGCTGCGCCCGCGCATCGAGCAGGCCGGCAAGGCCGACCCGCTCACCGAGGACCTGCTCATCGAGCTGGGCCGCGCGCTGGAGGAGGCCCGCTGGATGTGGCAGGCCCAGGCAGCCGGGTACCGCGGCGAGGCGTGA
- a CDS encoding MFS transporter produces the protein MQRFRLSPPVGFAVVGATLLWFLAASSAPSPLYVVYQERFAFTEFTLTTVFAVYVLALIAALLVVGALSDHVGRRPVLLAAIALEIVALVLFLLADGVGWLLAARIVQGIATGAATATLPATVVDLAPAPERAGLVNGVAPLAGLGLGALATGALVEFAPAPTRLVWVLLLGGLLIAAVLIALIPETITRRPGALASLRPRISVPKRIRPGFGPVVPTLLASWSLGGLYLSLGPSVVSGPFGVRNHLVGGLVVAALCLTGAASAYALRRRAPVRVLGPAAALLGIGTLVTLSGVFTGLLPLATAGTLVAGVGFGSAAYATFGTLAALAAPHERGELFAATYTLAYLAFSVPAMLAGVAATAVGLRPTALVYGGVVVVLAVVATVLARRVPAAATGERVPATTRTG, from the coding sequence GTGCAGCGGTTCCGTCTGTCCCCACCGGTCGGGTTCGCCGTGGTCGGGGCGACTCTGCTCTGGTTCCTGGCCGCGTCGTCGGCACCGTCCCCGCTCTACGTCGTCTACCAGGAGCGGTTCGCCTTCACCGAGTTCACGCTGACCACGGTGTTCGCGGTCTACGTGCTGGCGCTGATCGCCGCACTGCTGGTCGTCGGCGCGCTGTCCGACCACGTCGGCCGCCGGCCGGTGCTGCTCGCGGCGATCGCCCTGGAGATCGTCGCGCTGGTGCTGTTCCTGCTGGCCGACGGCGTCGGCTGGCTGCTGGCGGCCCGGATCGTGCAGGGGATCGCGACCGGCGCCGCGACCGCGACGCTGCCCGCCACCGTCGTCGATCTCGCACCGGCCCCGGAGCGGGCCGGGCTGGTCAACGGCGTCGCACCGCTCGCCGGGCTCGGCCTGGGTGCACTCGCCACCGGTGCGCTCGTCGAGTTCGCCCCGGCCCCGACCCGGCTGGTGTGGGTCCTGCTGCTCGGCGGCCTGCTGATCGCAGCGGTGCTGATCGCGCTGATCCCGGAGACGATCACCCGCCGGCCCGGTGCGCTCGCCTCGCTGCGCCCGCGGATCTCGGTGCCGAAGCGGATCCGGCCGGGATTCGGCCCGGTCGTCCCCACCCTGCTGGCCAGCTGGTCGCTGGGCGGGCTGTACCTGTCGCTGGGGCCCTCGGTGGTGAGCGGGCCGTTCGGGGTGCGGAACCATCTCGTCGGAGGCCTGGTGGTGGCGGCGCTGTGCCTGACCGGCGCGGCGAGCGCCTACGCACTGCGGCGCCGGGCGCCGGTGCGGGTGCTGGGCCCGGCAGCGGCGCTGCTGGGGATCGGCACGCTGGTCACCCTGTCCGGGGTGTTCACCGGGCTGCTCCCGCTCGCCACCGCCGGGACGCTGGTGGCCGGGGTCGGGTTCGGATCGGCGGCATACGCGACGTTCGGGACACTGGCCGCGCTGGCCGCCCCGCACGAGCGCGGTGAGCTGTTCGCCGCCACCTACACCCTCGCCTACCTGGCGTTCAGCGTGCCCGCCATGCTCGCCGGGGTGGCGGCCACGGCGGTGGGGCTGCGGCCGACCGCGCTGGTGTACGGCGGCGTGGTCGTCGTACTGGCGGTGGTCGCGACCGTGCTGGCGCGACGGGTCCCCGCGGCCGCCACCGGGGAACGGGTGCCCGCGACGACCCGCACCGGGTGA